The following proteins are co-located in the Sandaracinaceae bacterium genome:
- a CDS encoding response regulator transcription factor: MSDEDAPKRLLVVEDEAHLAAGLKLNLELDGYQVDVAGNAKQAAEKLIRVDRYDAIVLDVMLPDVNGFDLCQKLRDAGNFVPVIMLTARSSPDDRVQGLEAGADDYMVKPFELAELLARVRSLLRRRKWETDRGLRPADTATLQFGQVKVDFDTHEVSIGEEPVKLTQLELDLLRYFSDNPGRVLSRDELLENVWKLRNYNNTRTIDNFISRLRRRFEPDGKNPVHFLSIRGAGYKFVPEP, from the coding sequence ATGAGTGACGAAGACGCGCCGAAGCGCCTGCTCGTGGTCGAGGACGAGGCGCATCTGGCGGCGGGGTTGAAGCTCAACCTGGAGCTGGATGGCTACCAGGTGGACGTGGCCGGCAACGCCAAGCAGGCCGCCGAGAAGCTCATCCGCGTGGACCGCTACGATGCCATCGTGCTGGACGTCATGCTGCCGGACGTGAACGGCTTCGATCTCTGTCAGAAGCTGCGCGACGCGGGCAACTTCGTGCCGGTCATCATGCTCACGGCGCGCTCCTCGCCGGACGACCGCGTGCAGGGGCTGGAGGCCGGCGCCGACGACTACATGGTCAAGCCCTTCGAGCTGGCCGAGCTACTGGCCCGGGTGCGCTCGCTCTTGCGCCGCCGCAAGTGGGAGACCGACCGTGGCCTGCGCCCGGCCGACACCGCCACCCTGCAGTTCGGGCAGGTCAAGGTGGACTTCGACACCCACGAGGTCTCCATCGGGGAGGAGCCAGTCAAGCTCACCCAGCTGGAGCTGGACCTGCTGCGCTACTTCTCCGACAACCCTGGGCGCGTGCTCAGCCGCGACGAGCTGCTGGAGAACGTCTGGAAGCTGCGCAACTACAACAACACGCGCACCATCGACAACTTCATCTCCCGCCTGCGCCGGCGGTTCGAGCCCGACGGCAAGAACCCGGTGCACTTTCTGTCCATCCGCGGCGCGGGCTACAAGTTCGTCCCCGAGCCGTGA
- a CDS encoding HAMP domain-containing histidine kinase produces the protein MARRRGLRSISVPITMGAIAVPLSAALLVGWTVLFGQKIAEQQEIFVEVWLLVLGAISFTVIIGVLVLLSYFLAREILEVRRQNSFIDSVTHELKSPLASIRLCLDTLARPDLPESQVERLHEMMRGDVDRLNDFIDDVLHSSRLAYDGDTILNLGEFAVLDLVNEVADAARKRHGLPNEAIAVDVAETLRLTTDRPALLLVARNLVDNAVKYSNEPVRVHVVAQLAADGGDRPLTLTVRDEGIGIPRAELKRVFHRFYRVEHEKVRSRKGTGLGLFVVSQLVRNLGGSIHAESEGVGRGSTFEVRLPVKPPR, from the coding sequence ATGGCGCGTCGCCGCGGTCTGCGCTCCATCTCGGTGCCCATCACCATGGGCGCCATCGCCGTGCCCCTCTCGGCGGCGCTGCTGGTGGGGTGGACGGTGCTGTTCGGGCAGAAGATCGCGGAGCAGCAGGAGATCTTCGTCGAGGTGTGGCTCTTGGTGCTGGGCGCCATCTCGTTCACGGTCATCATCGGCGTGCTGGTGCTGCTGAGCTACTTCCTGGCGCGCGAGATCCTCGAGGTGCGCCGGCAGAACAGCTTCATCGACAGCGTGACGCACGAGCTCAAGTCGCCTCTCGCGTCCATCCGCCTGTGCCTCGACACACTGGCTCGGCCCGACCTGCCGGAGTCCCAGGTGGAGCGCCTGCACGAGATGATGCGAGGCGACGTCGACCGCCTGAACGACTTCATCGACGACGTGCTGCACTCGAGCCGCCTGGCCTACGACGGGGACACCATCCTCAACCTGGGCGAGTTCGCCGTGCTGGACCTGGTGAACGAGGTGGCGGACGCGGCCCGCAAGCGGCACGGGCTGCCCAACGAGGCCATCGCGGTCGACGTGGCCGAGACCCTGCGCCTGACCACCGACCGTCCCGCGCTGCTGCTGGTGGCGCGCAACCTGGTGGACAACGCCGTGAAGTACAGCAACGAGCCCGTGCGGGTGCACGTGGTCGCCCAGCTCGCGGCAGACGGGGGCGACCGGCCGCTGACGCTGACGGTGCGCGACGAGGGCATCGGCATCCCGCGCGCCGAGCTCAAGCGGGTGTTCCACCGCTTCTATCGGGTGGAGCACGAGAAGGTGCGCTCGCGCAAGGGCACCGGGCTCGGCCTGTTCGTGGTGTCCCAGCTGGTGCGCAACCTGGGCGGGAGCATCCACGCCGAGTCCGAAGGGGTGGGGCGCGGGTCGACGTTCGAGGTCCGCCTGCCGGTCAAGCCCCCGCGCTGA